From Novipirellula artificiosorum, the proteins below share one genomic window:
- a CDS encoding transposase, giving the protein MLYVAIDQHAKQITVCVRNEDGETVLRRQVSTRPEKIQAFSQQLAEMDSPFMAILERARQVELGKTLSATQILMTAPGVSHYSGLTMASRIGPIERFPSPRSLANYFGLTPGCHNSGNAQDRLGSITKQGSKIARFILGQLVLHFLKQDPKMRQQSVLDDSFPRDRQLRRHLSIPSANLSRFATSTQFPRNLV; this is encoded by the coding sequence ATGTTGTACGTCGCCATCGACCAACATGCTAAGCAAATCACCGTTTGTGTCCGCAATGAGGACGGGGAGACGGTGTTACGTCGGCAAGTCAGTACCCGTCCCGAAAAGATCCAGGCGTTCTCTCAGCAGCTCGCCGAGATGGACAGCCCGTTCATGGCGATCCTCGAGCGAGCGCGTCAGGTCGAGCTAGGCAAGACTCTCAGCGCGACACAAATTCTGATGACCGCCCCCGGTGTGAGCCACTACAGCGGTCTAACAATGGCCAGCCGTATCGGCCCCATTGAAAGGTTTCCCAGCCCGCGAAGTCTCGCGAACTATTTTGGGCTGACTCCAGGTTGCCACAACTCCGGGAACGCCCAGGACCGACTCGGTTCGATAACCAAACAAGGCAGTAAGATTGCGAGGTTTATCCTGGGGCAGTTGGTGCTGCACTTCTTAAAGCAGGATCCGAAGATGCGCCAACAGTCGGTACTGGATGACTCTTTCCCAAGAGATCGGCAGTTGCGGCGGCATCTGAGCATCCCCTCCGCGAACCTCAGCCGATTCGCGACTTCAACGCAGTTTCCTCGGAATCTGGTCTGA